One window of Ziziphus jujuba cultivar Dongzao chromosome 5, ASM3175591v1 genomic DNA carries:
- the LOC107420519 gene encoding ABC transporter G family member 25 isoform X2 yields MPAPFDGVETPSGHSSDGPDQSKHGPRDSRGLPSLMSFCTPITLKFVDVYYRVKMENKNRGNIRNMFANQSTPSDQRSTATINNNHERTILHGITGMASPGEILAILGPSGSGKSTLLNALAGRLHGQHGLTGTITANGRRLNKSILRRTGFVTQDDVLYPHLTVRETLIFCSLLRLPRTLSKKEKISVAESVISELGLEKCENTIIGNSFIRGVSGGERKRVSIAHEMLVNPSLLILDEPTSGLDSTAAHRLVTTLGLLAQKGKTIVTSMHQPSSRVYQMFNSVLVLSEGRCLFSGKANEAMAYFESVGYSPSFPMNPADFLLDLANGVCQIDGVSERDKPNVKQNLFSSYNTLLAPKVKALCMDNSSNIQTRETANSSNSSEIVSHSSSKQEKRNSCRIGFSSWFNAFTILLQRSLKERKHESFNTLRVFQVISGAILAGLMWWHSNYLDIQDRLGLLFFISIFWGVLPSFNSVFAFPQERAIFMKEQASGMYTLSSYFMARIVGDLPMELILPTVFLIISYWMTGLQPQLGDFLLTLSVLWGYVVVSQGLGLAFGAAIMDAKQASTLVTVTMLAFVLTGGYYVHKMPSSLSWMKYLSSTFYTYRLLVNVQYGDGKRILTLLDCDGDSDHYHHRSRDKAASCKFVEEDVAGQISPVVSISVMLFMFVGYRLLAYIALRHNSKL; encoded by the exons ATGCCAGCACCGTTTGATGGAGTAGAGACTCCTAGTGGACACTCATCCGACGGCCCAGATCAATCCAAACATGGCCCTCGAGATTCGCGTGGCTTGCCTTCTTTAATGTCTTTTTGCACTCCCATTACTCTTAAG TTTGTAGACGTGTATTACCGGGTGAAAATGGAGAACAAAAACAGAGGAAACATTCGAAATATGTTTGCTAATCAATCTACCCCGTCTGATCAAAGATCAACGGCCACGATCAACAACAATCACGAAAGAACAATCCTGCATGGAATTACAGGCATGGCATCTCCAGGCGAAATCCTTGCCATCCTCGGACCATCAGGTAGCGGCAAATCAACGCTCCTCAATGCACTCGCAGGTAGACTCCATGGTCAACACGGCCTCACCGGAACAATCACCGCCAACGGTCGGAGACTCAACAAGTCGATTCTCCGGCGAACCGGGTTTGTAACCCAAGACGACGTTCTTTATCCTCATCTAACGGTTCGAGAAACCCTAATCTTCTGCTCGCTTCTCCGACTTCCTCGGACGCTGAGcaagaaagagaaaatttcCGTCGCCGAGTCGGTGATCTCGGAATTGGGATTGGAGAAATGCGAGAACACCATAATAGGAAACAGCTTTATAAGGGGAGTTTCGGGGGGAGAGAGGAAAAGGGTGAGCATAGCTCACGAAATGCTTGTGAACCCCAGTTTGCTGATCCTAGACGAGCCGACTTCCGGTTTGGATTCCACGGCAGCTCACCGGCTGGTGACGACGTTGGGATTGCTTGCTCAAAAGGGAAAGACCATCGTGACGTCGATGCACCAGCCGTCGAGCCGGGTTTACCAGATGTTCAACTCCGTTCTTGTTCTGTCGGAAGGGAGGTGCTTGTTTTCCGGGAAAGCAAACGAGGCTATGGCTTACTTTGAGTCGGTTGGTTACTCGCCGTCTTTTCCTATGAATCCTGCTGATTTTCTGCTTGATCTCGCTAATG GTGTATGCCAAATTGATGGAGTAAGTGAAAGAGATAAACCCAATGTGAAGCAAAACCTGTTTTCCTCTTACAACACCCTGTTAGCTCCAAAAGTAAAAGCTCTTTGCATGGACAATTCTTCTAACATTCAAACCAGAGAAACAGCTAATTCTTCAAACAGTAGTGAGATTGTTAGCCATTCTTCTTCCaagcaagaaaaaagaaatagctgCAGAATTGGCTTTTCAAGTTGGTTCAATGCTTTCACCATTCTGTTGCAAAGAAGTCTCAAGGAAAGAAAGCACGAGTCGTTCAATACCCTCAGAGTTTTCCAAGTGATTTCTGGTGCAATATTGGCTGGTCTAATGTGGTGGCATTCTAACTACTTAGACATTCAAGATCGCCTTGGCCTTCTCTTCTTCATTTCCATCTTCTGGGGTGTCCTTCCCTCTTTCAACTCTGTTTTTGCTTTCCCACAAGAACGTGCCATTTTCATGAAGGAACAAGCTTCTGGCATGTACACTCTCTCTTCGTATTTCATGGCTCGAATCGTTGGTGATCTTCCTATGGAGCTCATCCTTCCAACCGTCTTCCTCATCATTTCGTATTGGATGACCGGACTACAACCCCAATTGGGTGATTTTCTTCTCACATTGTCGGTGCTTTGGGGATACGTTGTTGTTTCACAAGGACTTGGACTTGCTTTTGGTGCAGCTATCATGGATGCCAAACAGGCTTCCACACTGGTAACTGTGACAATGCTAGCTTTCGTCTTGACAGGAGGATACTACGTGCATAAGATGCCATCTTCGCTTTCATGGATGAAATATTTGTCCTCAACATTCTATACTTACAGGCTTCTAGTCAATGTCCAATATGGAGATGGGAAAAGGATTTTGACATTGCTGGATTGTGATGGTGATTCTGATCATTACCACCATCGAAGTAGAGACAAAGCAGCAAGTTGCAAGTTTGTGGAAGAAGATGTTGCAGGTCAAATTAGCCCTGTGGTCAGCATATCTGTGATGTTGTTTATGTTTGTTGGGTATAGGCTGTTGGCCTACATTGCCTTGAGGCACAATAGCAAACTCTAG
- the LOC125422953 gene encoding uncharacterized protein LOC125422953, producing MDPPSHLLTSFTICVLLFLSSPSQADDESPSLENSSSKLVISVCKETLNPSECEETLATIPKARTVRTLNALAHLTLRLAVSYAKESLDFVNEMVKTNTSEPIKQCAFWYREVLASFQSALGELHEDISSANYDIKVAGDNSDSCEEGLAKLPVPSLTARNAQIKLYSSIGFVITSRMDV from the coding sequence ATGGATCCTCCAAGCCATTTGTTGACATCCTTCACCATTTGTGTTctcttatttctttcttctccttCACAAGCAGATGATGAATCACCTTCACTAGAAAATTCATCAAGCAAACTAGTAATCAGTGTTTGCAAAGAAACCTTAAACCCTTCTGAATGCGAGGAAACTCTTGCGACGATCCCTAAAGCAAGAACAGTTAGGACTTTGAATGCCCTAGCTCATCTTACTCTTCGATTAGCGGTATCTTATGCAAAAGAAAGCTTGGATTTCGTTAACGAAATGGTTAAGACCAACACGAGTGAACCCATCAAGCAGTGTGCATTCTGGTACAGAGAAGTGCTTGCATCATTCCAAAGTGCACTTGGTGAACTACATGAAGACATCTCAAGTGCAAACTATGATATAAAAGTTGCAGGTGATAATTCGGATTCTTGTGAAGAAGGGTTGGCAAAACTTCCTGTGCCATCACTCACAGCTAGAAATGcacaaatcaaattatataGCAGCATTGGATTTGTAATAACATCTAGGATGGATGTATAA
- the LOC107420519 gene encoding ABC transporter G family member 25 isoform X1: MPAPFDGVETPSGHSSDGPDQSKHGPRDSRGLPSLMSFCTPITLKFVDVYYRVKMENKNRGNIRNMFANQSTPSDQRSTATINNNHERTILHGITGMASPGEILAILGPSGSGKSTLLNALAGRLHGQHGLTGTITANGRRLNKSILRRTGFVTQDDVLYPHLTVRETLIFCSLLRLPRTLSKKEKISVAESVISELGLEKCENTIIGNSFIRGVSGGERKRVSIAHEMLVNPSLLILDEPTSGLDSTAAHRLVTTLGLLAQKGKTIVTSMHQPSSRVYQMFNSVLVLSEGRCLFSGKANEAMAYFESVGYSPSFPMNPADFLLDLANGTQHKVKSTFPNQNCVCQIDGVSERDKPNVKQNLFSSYNTLLAPKVKALCMDNSSNIQTRETANSSNSSEIVSHSSSKQEKRNSCRIGFSSWFNAFTILLQRSLKERKHESFNTLRVFQVISGAILAGLMWWHSNYLDIQDRLGLLFFISIFWGVLPSFNSVFAFPQERAIFMKEQASGMYTLSSYFMARIVGDLPMELILPTVFLIISYWMTGLQPQLGDFLLTLSVLWGYVVVSQGLGLAFGAAIMDAKQASTLVTVTMLAFVLTGGYYVHKMPSSLSWMKYLSSTFYTYRLLVNVQYGDGKRILTLLDCDGDSDHYHHRSRDKAASCKFVEEDVAGQISPVVSISVMLFMFVGYRLLAYIALRHNSKL, from the exons ATGCCAGCACCGTTTGATGGAGTAGAGACTCCTAGTGGACACTCATCCGACGGCCCAGATCAATCCAAACATGGCCCTCGAGATTCGCGTGGCTTGCCTTCTTTAATGTCTTTTTGCACTCCCATTACTCTTAAG TTTGTAGACGTGTATTACCGGGTGAAAATGGAGAACAAAAACAGAGGAAACATTCGAAATATGTTTGCTAATCAATCTACCCCGTCTGATCAAAGATCAACGGCCACGATCAACAACAATCACGAAAGAACAATCCTGCATGGAATTACAGGCATGGCATCTCCAGGCGAAATCCTTGCCATCCTCGGACCATCAGGTAGCGGCAAATCAACGCTCCTCAATGCACTCGCAGGTAGACTCCATGGTCAACACGGCCTCACCGGAACAATCACCGCCAACGGTCGGAGACTCAACAAGTCGATTCTCCGGCGAACCGGGTTTGTAACCCAAGACGACGTTCTTTATCCTCATCTAACGGTTCGAGAAACCCTAATCTTCTGCTCGCTTCTCCGACTTCCTCGGACGCTGAGcaagaaagagaaaatttcCGTCGCCGAGTCGGTGATCTCGGAATTGGGATTGGAGAAATGCGAGAACACCATAATAGGAAACAGCTTTATAAGGGGAGTTTCGGGGGGAGAGAGGAAAAGGGTGAGCATAGCTCACGAAATGCTTGTGAACCCCAGTTTGCTGATCCTAGACGAGCCGACTTCCGGTTTGGATTCCACGGCAGCTCACCGGCTGGTGACGACGTTGGGATTGCTTGCTCAAAAGGGAAAGACCATCGTGACGTCGATGCACCAGCCGTCGAGCCGGGTTTACCAGATGTTCAACTCCGTTCTTGTTCTGTCGGAAGGGAGGTGCTTGTTTTCCGGGAAAGCAAACGAGGCTATGGCTTACTTTGAGTCGGTTGGTTACTCGCCGTCTTTTCCTATGAATCCTGCTGATTTTCTGCTTGATCTCGCTAATG GCACCCAACACAAAGTGAAAAGTACGTTCCCAAATCAAAACT GTGTATGCCAAATTGATGGAGTAAGTGAAAGAGATAAACCCAATGTGAAGCAAAACCTGTTTTCCTCTTACAACACCCTGTTAGCTCCAAAAGTAAAAGCTCTTTGCATGGACAATTCTTCTAACATTCAAACCAGAGAAACAGCTAATTCTTCAAACAGTAGTGAGATTGTTAGCCATTCTTCTTCCaagcaagaaaaaagaaatagctgCAGAATTGGCTTTTCAAGTTGGTTCAATGCTTTCACCATTCTGTTGCAAAGAAGTCTCAAGGAAAGAAAGCACGAGTCGTTCAATACCCTCAGAGTTTTCCAAGTGATTTCTGGTGCAATATTGGCTGGTCTAATGTGGTGGCATTCTAACTACTTAGACATTCAAGATCGCCTTGGCCTTCTCTTCTTCATTTCCATCTTCTGGGGTGTCCTTCCCTCTTTCAACTCTGTTTTTGCTTTCCCACAAGAACGTGCCATTTTCATGAAGGAACAAGCTTCTGGCATGTACACTCTCTCTTCGTATTTCATGGCTCGAATCGTTGGTGATCTTCCTATGGAGCTCATCCTTCCAACCGTCTTCCTCATCATTTCGTATTGGATGACCGGACTACAACCCCAATTGGGTGATTTTCTTCTCACATTGTCGGTGCTTTGGGGATACGTTGTTGTTTCACAAGGACTTGGACTTGCTTTTGGTGCAGCTATCATGGATGCCAAACAGGCTTCCACACTGGTAACTGTGACAATGCTAGCTTTCGTCTTGACAGGAGGATACTACGTGCATAAGATGCCATCTTCGCTTTCATGGATGAAATATTTGTCCTCAACATTCTATACTTACAGGCTTCTAGTCAATGTCCAATATGGAGATGGGAAAAGGATTTTGACATTGCTGGATTGTGATGGTGATTCTGATCATTACCACCATCGAAGTAGAGACAAAGCAGCAAGTTGCAAGTTTGTGGAAGAAGATGTTGCAGGTCAAATTAGCCCTGTGGTCAGCATATCTGTGATGTTGTTTATGTTTGTTGGGTATAGGCTGTTGGCCTACATTGCCTTGAGGCACAATAGCAAACTCTAG